A single region of the Fusarium keratoplasticum isolate Fu6.1 chromosome 7, whole genome shotgun sequence genome encodes:
- a CDS encoding F-box domain-containing protein, translated as MPHSHHHHNPQHHVEHLDRLPDKTLVQIFNCLPGHDLCSVSRLNKRYHALADAVLYKTVQFLTPELHLIFSESLNYRPRRGSAIQDIKLAYPASTLPQLISDKSLPSNSISQTISRMSNLETLDIAVPVSLLHSVGHLFNSPFDLACLKSCTLFYQDEDDQYWDLQENIHVFAHPTLETLVIKRAKLDDRGFDVVERPHETALSKLHLIECDINDDALSDLLIFPKALKEFVMTHPEDPSPELEESSDSIRDYFMALKSACHSLETITIDSPFLRSSRALALRDFTALKTLRLNWDHQLYGKSSKRPRLHSVGLPPELEILEFFNDLGTDDEVTDLLVNTIENVNLMARHLKELIVRVDDRNIPKEVLEACKSQSQFHLHVIGGDEDSD; from the coding sequence ATGCctcattctcatcatcatcacaatcctcaacaccatgtcGAACACCTTGATAGGCTCCCCGACAAGACGCTGGTGCAGATCTTCAACTGCCTACCAGGCCACGACCTCTGCAGCGTCTCGCGACTGAATAAGCGCTACCACGCCCTCGCAGACGCTGTGTTGTACAAGACAGTTCAATTTCTCACCCCGGAGCTGCATCTCATCTTCAGCGAGTCCCTTAATTACCGGCCTAGGCGCGGCTCGGCGATCCAGGATATCAAGCTCGCTTATCCCGCATCCACTCTCCCTCAGCTCATTTCCGACAAATCCTTGCCATCCAACAGCATATCTCAGACCATTTCTCGGATGTCGAACTTGGAGACGCTGGATATCGCTGTGCCTGTCTCACTACTACACAGTGTGGGACACCTTTTCAATAGCCCGTTTGACCTGGCTTGTCTTAAGTCATGCACGCTCTTTTaccaggacgaggacgaccagTATTGGGATTTGCAAGAGAACATCCACGTCTTCGCTCATCCCACGCTTGAAACGCTGGTTATCAAGAGGGCGAAGCTGGACGATCGCGGATTTGACGTGGTTGAACGTCCACACGAGACTGCTCTAAGCAAGTTGCATCTCATCGAATGCGACATTAACGACGATGCGCTTTCCGATCTCCTCATCTTTCCGAAGGCTCTCAAAGAATTCGTCATGACCCACCCTGAAGATCCCTCACCCGAACTCGAGGAAAGCTCTGATAGCATCAGAGACTATTTCATGGCCCTAAAGTCTGCGTGTCACTCACTGGAAACAATCACGATCGATTCACCATTTCTGCGCAGCTCTAGGGCACTTGCCCTGCGCGACTTCACTGCCCTCAAAACTCTGCGGTTGAACTGGGACCATCAGCTATACGGAAAGTCTTCAAAAAGGCCGCGCCTGCATTCGGTAGGACTACCGCCGGAGCTCGAGATTCTGGAGTTCTTTAACGACTTGGGTACTGACGATGAGGTCACGGATCTACTCGTGAACACGATAGAGAACGTGAACCTAATGGCGCGACACCTGAAGGAACTGATTGTGAGGGTGGACGATCGCAACATTCCCAAGGAGGTTCTGGAAGCTTGCAAGTCGCAATCGCAGTTTCATCTCCATGTGATTGGGGGTGACGAGGATTCGGATTAG
- a CDS encoding Cupin-2 domain-containing protein: MPMTIIRSSRPENGQTLKKGPTFTGEVWYDSVLNKQEEGITMVTATFTPCARTHWHHHEDGQVLEVKAGSGWVCDKGGVPQKLSVGDIVWCPAGTVHWHGADEGSILVHLAISRGKTTWYEAVTDEEYNARLSNKGQ; this comes from the coding sequence atGCCTATGACAATCATCCGCTCCTCCCGGCCTGAAAACGGCCAAACTCTCAAGAAGGGCCCAACCTTTACCGGCGAAGTCTGGTACGACAGCGTCCTCAAcaagcaagaagaaggcatcaCCATGGTGACGGCGACATTCACCCCCTGCGCCCGCACACACTGGCACCACCACGAGGACGGTCAGGTCCTCGAAGTCAAGGCGGGGTCTGGCTGGGTTTGTGACAAGGGCGGTGTTCCTCAGAAGCTGTCTGTTGGGGATATTGTTTGGTGTCCGGCTGGCACTGTTCATTGGCACGGGGCCGATGAGGGGAGTATCTTGGTTCATCTAGCTATTAGCCGGGGCAAGACGACGTGGTATGAAGCTGTGACGGATGAAGAGTACAACGCCAGGTTGAGCAACAAGGGGCAATAA
- a CDS encoding hypothetical protein (Expressed protein) encodes MLTAGKCNRGIPKCSHCLRANAACSREALISGSHVAVRTVAELEAEVARLEARVAAGGHVHPDRVHMSPGMTEGESRNDAAEPIHVLDIDTSRKGQAPSLGVLADLNNATVYDYENYNLTRMLNSALMLGNDTLDIHPKKQLGRPLVLSRSATDGRGPLQDLPKDLRAWYLERYLEHVNPTFPILNAEDIRSTLESLDNGQPIDPSEACLAYLALAIGAVLPSTDSLMDASAACQLWQAASKEQVFHDETPNTVRILILLTLFSLLEEGCGSSWHLAELVVRSCIKLGLHSKASEQTLNTELFWSVYLLDRWVSCTLGLPVLIHNEEFDQQIPEAPSESGQESSPISLWRMAYSLLGDERGLSKSFQESTWLRRAGSSSPTSPHLHLLHNMIATDLRIAHASRCILREGEAAAQRFDGAASNHLSVVEVAIKRGSTLPWTTGYTTFLSVMIRLISFGKISRCGLLFTQSVPDSVYISRAVDVLRFLGRMFKSLECLGDLLGHLNQSGTGSISGSDETPIGVPRHSGIFTITSRALQSIGVV; translated from the exons ATGCTAACAGCTGGAAAGTGTAATCGAGGTATTCCGAAATGCTCACATTGTCTGAGGGCCAATGCCGCCTGTAGCAGGGAGGCTCTCATCAGCGGATCACACGTTGCCGTCCG GACTGTCGCGGAACTCGAAGCTGAAGTTGCACGTCTAGAGGCACGGGTCGCCGCGGGTGGACATGTACATCCAGACCGTGTACACATGAGCCCCGGGATGACCGAAGGTGAGAGTCGTAATGACGCTGCCGAGCCAATTCATGTACTCGACATAGACACGAGCAGGAAGGGACAGGCGCCGAGTCTAGGCGTTCTGGCCGACCTCAACAACGCCACAGTGTACGATTACGAGAATTACAACCTAACGCGCATGCTCAACAGCGCGCTCATGCTCGGAAATGACACGCTTGATATACATCCCAAAAAACAACTTGGCAGGCCATTGGTGCTATCCAGGTCAGCGACCGATGGGCGAGGTCCATTACAGGACCTCCCCAAAGACCTGCGCGCTTGGTACCTCGAGCGATACCTGGAACATGTGAACCCGACATTCCCCATCCTCAATGCAGAAGACATCAGATCAACCTTGGAAAGTCTTGACAACGGACAACCTATCGATCCCAGCGAGGCGTGTCTCGCatacttggccttggccatcgGGGCAGTATTACCCAGTACAGACTCTTTGATGGATGCTAGCGCTGCATGCCAGTTGTGGCAGGCAGCTTCCAAGGAACAAGTCTTTCACGATGAAACACCAAACACAGTTCGAATTCTCATCCTTCTAACGCTATTCTCACTGCTCGAGGAAGGATGTGGAAGTTCCTGGCATCTGGCCGAGCTAGTTGTACGATCATGCATAAAACTTGGTCTGCACAGCAAAGCATCCGAACAGACCTTGAATACAGAGCTATTTTGGAGTGTCTATCTTCTCGATCGCTGGGTCAGCTGCACGCTGGGACTACCGGTGCTGATCCATAACGAAGAGTTTGATCAGCAGATACCCGAAGCGCCATCTGAAAGCGGTCAAGAATCATCACCAATCTCACTCTGGCGCATGGCTTATAGCCTCTTGGGGGATGAGCGTGGGCTTTCGAAAAGTTTCCAAGAATCGACATGGCTCCGCCGAGCAGGATCCTCGTCACCGACGTCGCCGCACCTTCATCTGCTACACAACATGATTGCCACGGACCTGCGGATCGCGCACGCATCCCGCTGCATCCTGCGTGAAGGGGAAGCGGCTGCACAAAGATTTGATGGTGCCGCTTCAAATCACCTCTCGGTTGTCGAGGTTGCCATCAAGCGTGGATCCACGCTGCCCTGGACGACTGGGTACACGACTTTCCTGTCCGTCATGATCCGGCTCATATCTTTCGGAAAAATCTCGAGATGCGGCCTACTGTTCACTCAAAGCGTCCCTGATTCGGTGTACATTTCGAGGGCGGTTGATGTCCTTCGCTTCCTTGGCCGCATGTTCAAGTCTCTCGAGTGTCTGGGCGACTTGCTTGGTCACCTAAATCAGTCTGGCACAGGAAGTATCTCG GGCTCCGATGAAACACCTATCGGTGTACCTCGACATTCTGGAATTTTCACCATTACGTCTCGCGCTTTGCAATCGATCGGT GTGGTCTAA
- a CDS encoding 2-dehydropantoate 2-reductase: MAVSSANILLFGAGSIGGVYLYQLLQAGCNVTTVCRSNYTTVKEQGFKLSSVRYGNVAFRPTAVVRDISECSKESFDFVLVCTKSFPGSKPSLPEQLRPVLEGRPQTTVVLAQNGIMIEEEIAAAFPENPILSGVVYCPAVQTGPGTIEYPEMLNLFELGTYPSNAPQSHKDSARRFADLMIKGGGGAEVHDDIQVARWSKLLMNAAWNPIGALTLTTDGDFLLTSEPYAHDLAWGIMMELVELAKAAGIKGVTVEVAEKKFSIAKKRAEAGTGREMSMLQDVRQNREFEVEAILGNAVRLGKQKGVPMPRLETLYALAKARCWALVKERAT; encoded by the coding sequence ATGGCTGTCTCATCTGCCAACATACTGCTTTTTGGCGCCGGCAGTATCGGCGGCGTCTACCTGTATCAGCTCCTTCAGGCTGGGTGCAATGTGACAACCGTCTGCCGGTCCAACTACACCACGGTCAAAGAGCAAGGGTTCAAGCTATCGTCTGTGCGATATGGCAATGTCGCCTTCAGACCAACCGCCGTCGTGCGCGACATTTCGGAATGCAGCAAAGAATCTTTTGACTTTGTCCTGGTCTGCACCAAGTCATTCCCCGGCAGCAAACCATCGCTGCCTGAACAACTCAGACCTGTTCTAGAGGGAAGGCCGCAGACAACTGTTGTTTTAGCACAGAACGGCATCAtgattgaggaggagatcgcGGCAGCATTCCCTGAAAATCCCATCCTGAGCGGCGTTGTTTACTGTCCCGCGGTGCAGACAGGTCCTGGCACAATTGAGTATCCCGAGATGCTCAACCTCTTCGAACTAGGCACCTATCCCTCCAACGCGCCCCAGTCGCACAAGGATTCTGCAAGACGTTTTGCCGATCTCATGATTAAGGGTGGCGGCGGTGCTGAGGTCCACGATGATATCCAGGTAGCCCGCTGGTCCAAGCTACTCATGAATGCGGCGTGGAATCCCATCGGGGCTCTCACGCTGACCACGGACGGAGACTTTCTCCTAACCTCGGAGCCGTACGCTCATGATTTAGCGTGGGGTATTATGATGGAACTTgtcgagctggccaaggcagcGGGTATCAAGGGCGTGACGGTTGAAgtggctgagaagaagtTTTCCATCGCAAAGAAGAGGGCGGAGGCGGGGACTGGGAGAGAGATGAGCATGCTCCAGGACGTTAGGCAGAACAGAGAGTTTGAGGTGGAAGCGATCTTGGGTAATGCAGTGAGGCTTGGGAAGCAAAAAGGTGTCCCCATGCCTCGATTAGAGACGCTGTATGCTTTAGCCAAGGCCAGATGTTGGGCGCTAGTCAAGGAGAGGGCCACATGA
- a CDS encoding SLT domain-containing protein has translation MPSLTHYLTFLSAVAVGSVVADVNPNAQGACDDTHGGQDACGPNGSEAWLNTGLDGQGWNPPFLDINGLKHISLEDYYNGVGRSCRQYDQYFKSSGEKYNIDPAILAFLAMQESSCNADAGGPTPGLMQCEPRNCQNGKPSCQYPIQDNVDCGAHVLRAALDNAGGNAVRAIGSYNGWFIKGFGLNGGKGITVDYPCSAEGRRNGAPQNLDYLHETLNGWFQGLDVYGSDAGKVGGIYGCSGNCNNGDKC, from the coding sequence ATGCCTTCTCTCACTCACTATCTCACCTTTCTTTCGGCTGTGGCCGTCGGGTCTGTCGTTGCCGATGTCAATCCCAACGCCCAGGGAGCCTGCGATGATACTCACGGCGGCCAAGACGCCTGCGGTCCCAACGGAAGCGAGGCTTGGTTGAACACTGGTCTCGACGGCCAAGGATGGAACCCTCCTTTCCTTGACATCAACggcctcaagcacatctCTCTGGAGGACTACTACAACGGCGTGGGAAGGTCATGCCGCCAATACGACCAGTACTTCAAGTCATCCGGAGAAAAGTACAATATCGACCCAGCCATCCTCGCTTTCCTCGCCATGCAGGAGTCTTCATGCAATGCGGATGCTGGCGGACCTACCCCTGGCCTCATGCAATGCGAACCACGCAACTGCCAAAACGGCAAGCCCAGCTGCCAATACCCCATCCAAGACAACGTCGACTGCGGAGCCCATGTTCTCCGAGCCGCGCTAGACAACGCGGGTGGAAATGCTGTCCGGGCCATTGGCTCCTACAACGGATGGTTCATCAAGGGCTTCGGTCTTAACGGAGGCAAGGGAATCACTGTTGACTACCCCTGCTCTGCTGAGGGCCGCAGGAACGGTGCGCCCCAGAACCTGGATTATCTGCATGAGACGCTCAATGGTTGGTTCCAGGGCCTGGATGTTTATGGAAGTGATGCCGGAAAGGTTGGTGGCATCTATGGCTGCTCTGGAAATTGCAACAACGGGGATAAGTGCTAG
- a CDS encoding NACHT domain-containing protein yields the protein MSGMEPLAALGLACNIMQLLSFGGEAISLCRKVYKTGEIDPSLKDYSGQTAKICENLNDTLTQRQLNLEPDALALQQRATMCKAAADRLNRELELLTPTIGASGWRRGFTAPIKAIRHKHHLSELEKDLDNLKSGLDTQLLVKIFDLVDPAKLKTEILAESKGLLATTLQQVASGQQDLSQQILKALEGAQDRLNSEYLRNQRMIEQHMAATTRDLRHERTRVQQEKSDNEKRRDWDQLLKSLHFDARTERVNMIRQEYSDTCRWIFRPSTEYGLASDHNPQQGYPGSHPQTWPCFTTWLQSKGQPIYWICGKPGSGKSTLMKFIASDESPIRDSLEQWQPDVQLLSHYFWLAGSPMQNNIKGFLCSLVYQVLSQDVSAALNLLESNPDIARKSSAVDWDPTELRRILINLTHQPAKSFCIFIDSLDELSPEESPRDLIDIITEPQSPQIKLCLSSRPEPAMKMYLGHYPTLPMHIFIQDDIRKYAEGILNQAMSHRYDTFEVDRIVDELVSEADGVFLWTVLVTRSLERGIENGDSHQLLVERLRQMPKSISELYSSMWQRCEDDPETYQKGFSQFMNLMILASKRGMICLEHDNTVTVFELMAATNTRFLDKYLNRDDQVSKEELDLLCRDTRNFIEAWSAGLLMVAMIPFGADGDSGPYCDLEFYIHMRVWYVHRTARDFLLDEAEGQKLWKRVDVSREDLKAKLVKACLMRCQLWRSRDQQHEFVEHFFISIDPSEGSGDAAYVPQNTLPDIEKAFYKGYCQMSLLGQVLNKHGGLEIKFLEVAADYGFCDYVFRRIQEMQQNGQLKAQDFASLLYAYCGRRVGQDSGDPYFVARERLIQSLLSLGLPSFAKLRFSTDFNLSRSLLLTYLFSFLEEYPSLSAVEEAVTTLALLWEQAPSIQNAYVQLVVRFLKFPGEDHASVALRVGTTRSLRHYKGPLVVMRVNVPYLVMAIGSLVHPSLCIPGTLSKKEEPSAQAILISIGEEIWRVEDYYPIESKEDSRKIMEFITPLLHRKHGSGLQKTRKMQRTEWRKLWQILRQIASEAKPLNVGVDIESDEDTMCERFAYVKSDETCERVDAAVDEFLSDKVIQLSPPWW from the coding sequence ATGTCTGGCATGGAGCCCTTAGCGGCCCTAGGCCTGGCGTGCAACATCATGCAGCTGCTCTCCTTTGGGGGAGAAGCAATATCGCTGTGTCGGAAAGTCTACAAGACTGGAGAGATTGACCCCAGCCTCAAAGACTACAGCGGTCAGACCGCCAAGATCTGCGAGAACCTAAACGACACCCTCACTCAACGACAACTCAATCTCGAGCCCGATGCTTTGGCGCTACAACAGAGGGCCACCATGTGCAAAGCTGCTGCGGACAGATTGAATCGCGAGTTGGAACTCCTCACTCCAACCATAGGGGCCAGCGGCTGGAGGAGGGGTTTCACTGCCCCTATCAAGGctattcgccacaagcacCACCTGAGCGAGCTTGAAAAGGACCTCGACAATCTCAAGTCAGGCCTGGATACGCAGCTCCTTGTGAAGATCTTTGACCTGGTGGATCCCGCAAAGTTGAAGACCGAAATCCTAGCAGAGTCCAAGGGACTCTTGGCGACAACACTGCAACAGGTCGCTTCGGGACAGCAAGACCTTTCCCAACAGATTCTCAAAGCTCTggaaggagctcaagatcGACTCAATTCGGAGTATTTGAGAAATCAACGGATGATAGAACAACATATGGCTGCCACGACTCGCGATTTGCGACACGAGCGTACCAGAGTCCAACAAGAAAAGAGCGATAACGAAAAGCGACGGGATTGGGATCAACTGTTGAAGAGCTTGCACTTTGATGCGAGGACCGAGAGAGTGAACATGATTAGGCAAGAATATTCCGACACCTGTCGTTGGATTTTTAGACCATCCACGGAGTATGGTCTTGCCAGTGACCACAACCCGCAGCAAGGCTATCCTGGAAGCCATCCGCAGACCTGGCCCTGCTTCACCACTTGGCTGCAGTCCAAAGGCCAACCGATCTACTGGATATGCGGGAAGCCGGGGTCAGGCAAGAGCACTCTCATGAAGTTCATCGCCTCTGATGAGTCCCCAATCAGGGACTCCTTGGAACAGTGGCAACCAGATGTTCAATTGTTATCGCATTACTTTTGGCTCGCTGGCTCGCCGATGCAGAACAACATAAAGGGCTTTTTGTGCTCTCTGGTTTACCAAGTTCTATCGCAGGATGTATCTGCGGCTTTAAACTTGCTGGAATCCAACCCTGATATCGCTCGCAAATCATCCGCGGTGGACTGGGACCCGACTGAACTTCGACGcattctcatcaacctgACTCATCAGCCTGCAAAATCCTTCTGCATCTTCATTGACAGTCTCGACGAATTATCACCAGAGGAGAGCCCCCGAGATTTGATTGACATCATCACAGAGCCCCAGAGCCCTCAGATAAAATTGTGCCTCTCAAGTCGCCCAGAGCCCGCGATGAAAATGTACTTGGGGCATTATCCGACACTACCCATGCATATCTTCATACAGGATGACATCAGGAAGTATGCCGAGGGTATCCTCAATCAAGCCATGTCTCACAGGTATGACACTTTCGAGGTCGATCGCATCGTAGATGAACTTGTATCTGAAGCCGACGGAGTCTTTCTGTGGACTGTACTCGTTACGAGGTCCCTTGAGCGTGGAATTGAGAACGGTGACTCACACCAGCTTCTGGTGGAACGACTGCGCCAAATGCCAAAGTCTATCAGCGAGCTATACTCCAGCATGTGGCAGCGGTGTGAAGACGATCCCGAGACATACCAGAAGGGGTTTTCTCAGTTTATGAACCTCATGATTCTTGCAAGCAAAAGAGGCATGATATGCCTCGAGCATGACAACACGGTGACCGTCTTTGAGCTTATGGCGGCAACAAACACCCGGTTTCTGGACAAATATTTGAACCGGGATGACCAAGTTTCCAAAGAGGAACTCGACTTGCTATGCCGCGATACAAGGAATTTCATCGAAGCCTGGTCAGCTGGCCTACTGATGGTGGCTATGATACCCTTTGGGGCTGACGGAGACTCTGGGCCATATTGTGATCTGGAATTTTACATCCACATGAGGGTGTGGTACGTCCATCGAACAGCCCGTGACTTCCTTTTAGATGAAGCTGAGGGCCAGAAGTTGTGGAAACGGGTTGACGTTTCTCGGGAGGACCTTAAAGCAAAGCTTGTGAAAGCGTGCCTCATGAGATGCCAGCTTTGGAGATCCAGAGATCAGCAACACGAATTTGTTGAGCATTTTTTCATCTCAATCGACCCTTCTGAAGGTTCTGGAGATGCCGCTTATGTTCCACAAAACACCTTGCCAGACATTGAGAAGGCCTTCTACAAAGGATACTGTCAGATGTCATTGTTGGGGCAAGTTCTCAATAAGCACGGTGGGCTCGAGATTAAATTTCTGGAGGTGGCAGCCGATTATGGATTCTGCGACTACGTTTTCAGGCGAATCCAGGAAATGCAACAAAATGGCCAGCTCAAAGCGCAGGATTTTGCTTCTCTGTTGTATGCGTACTGCGGCAGAAGGGTCGGTCAAGATTCCGGGGATCCCTACTTCGTTGCCAGAGAGAGGCTGATCCAGTCACTGTTGAGTTTGGGTTTGCCGAGTTTTGCAAAGCTACGATTCTCCACTGATTTCAACCTCAGCAGAAGCCTCCTGCTCACGTACTTGTTCTCTTTTCTTGAAGAGTATCCTTCTCTTTCTGCGGTGGAGGAAGCTGTCACAACACTCGCATTGCTTTGGGAGCAAGCACCTTCGATTCAAAACGCGTATGTCCAGCTTGTGGTGAGGTTTTTGAAATTCCCAGGCGAAGATCATGCATCGGTCGCGTTGCGCGTTGGAACCACCAGGAGCTTACGTCACTATAAAGGGCCGCTTGTGGTAATGAGAGTTAATGTACCCTacttggtcatggccattGGCAGCTTGGTGCATCCGAGTCTCTGCATACCCGGGACACTCTCCAAAAAAGAGGAGCCTTCAGCTCAAGCCATTCTCATCAGCATCGGCGAGGAAATCTGGCGCGTTGAGGACTATTACCCAATTGAGTCCAAGGAAGACTCGAGGAAGATCATGGAGTTTATTACCCCGCTTCTGCATCGTAAGCATGGATCAGGTCTacagaagacgaggaagatgcaGAGGACAGAGTGGAGGAAATTGTGGCAAATCTTGCGGCAAATTGCGTCTGAAGCCAAGCCGCTAAACGTCGGGGTGGATATAGAATCTGATGAGGATACGATGTGCGAGAGATTTGCTTACGTGAAATCTGATGAGACGTGCGAGAGAGTTGATGCCGCCGTGGACGAGTTTTTAAGTGATAAAGTCATTCAACTATCGCcaccttggtggtga
- a CDS encoding PKS-ER domain-containing protein produces the protein MVPKTQRQWVIHGSNGFDSLEFQKEAPVPSIGDQDVLVQIHATSLNFRDLVIPKGLYPFPLKDGIVPLSDGAGTVVAVGSRVSRFNVGDRVATLVHQRHLAGPLDARGRESALGGQLSGVLREYAAFQEDGLVAVPNNLTLNEAAALPCAALTAWSALYGLEGRALKSGEIVLTEGTGGVSSFAVQFAKAAGARVIATTSSAEKAEQLKKLGADHVINYQENPEWGQLAKSLTPNNEGVSLVVEVGGPSTARQALAALKLNGLISMVGSISAFTSPGSNDTKEPTFLETVIHTCTVQGISIGSRMQFEAMNHAIEVNDLHPVLDARIFKLEEAREAYQYVWDQKHFGKVVIQVAS, from the exons ATGGTTCCAAAGACACAGAGGCAGTGGGTAATCCACGGTAGCAATGGCTTTGACTCTCTGGAGTTTCAGAAAGAAGCCCCAGTCCCCTCGATCGGTGACCAAGATGTCCTGGTTCAAA TTCACGCCACCTCACTGAATTTTCGCGACCTAGTGATCCCTAAG GGACTCTATCCTTTCCCACTAAAGGATGGCATCGTGCCTCTGAGCGATGGAGCAGGCACCGTTGTGGCAGTCGGCTCCCGCGTAAGCCGCTTTAATGTTGGCGATAGAGTTGCTACTCTGGTCCACCAGCGCCACCTGGCTGGACCTCTTGATGCCAGAGGTCGTGAAAGCGCTCTTGGAGGTCAACTCAGTGGTGTACTTCGAGAGTACGCTGCGTTTCAGGAAGATGGCCTCGTTGCAGTTCCAAACAACTTGACGTTGAACGAGGCTGCAGCTCTGCCATGCGCAGCATTAACCGCCTGGAGCGCTCTATATGGACTCGAGGGCCGCGCTTTGAAGTCTGGTGAGATTGTGCTCACCGAGGGTACTGGCGGTGTAAGCAGCTTTGCAGTCCAG TTTGCCAAAGCGGCTGGCGCCCGCGTCATCGCGACCACTTCCTCAGCTGAAAAGGCAGAGCAACTCAAGAAGTTGGGAGCGGACCATGTGATCAACTACCAAGAGAACCCTGAATGGGGACAGCTTGCTAAGAGCTTGACCCCCAACAACGAAGGAGTCtctcttgtcgtcgaggtGGGAGGGCCGTCCACTGCTCGACAA GCTCTAGCTGCTTTGAAGTTGAACGGGCTGATCTCTATGGTGGGCTCTATCAGTGCCTTCACATCGCCTGGGAGCAACGATACCAAAGAGCCGACATTCCTCGAGACTGTGATCCACACGTGCACAGTACAAGGGATTAGTATTGGATCGAGGATGCAGTTTGAGGCGATGAATCATGCTATCGAGGTAAATGACCTTCATCCCGTTTTGGATGCGCGCATCTTTAAACTGGAGGAAGCCCGCGAGGCCTATCAGTATGTCTGGGATCAAAAGCATTTTGGAAAGGTGGTTATACAGGTGGCATCCTAA